From the Nonlabens marinus S1-08 genome, one window contains:
- a CDS encoding potassium channel family protein, whose protein sequence is MRNKIPIAVGMLTSVLIIGCIGYKYLLDVSWIDALYMTVITITTVGYREMGDPSPEAKMFTIFIILTSVVIVGYSVSVISEFLLARNSRMARREREKKKYLKSMENHIIVCGYGRNGKQAVAKLQDYKRDFVIVEKNQQVIDDCHIENKHFIRGNANEDEVLHMAEIEKASVLIAALPDDADNLFIVLSARQLNKNLKIISRASEETSYKKLKLAGANNVILPDQIGGQHMASLIVSPDLIEFWDNLSYGGDDGVNLEQVSFEQMFDHNNTCTILDLNLRQKTGCNIIGYKSPDGEYIVNPSPDTAISPGSKIIVVGNAKQIAQLQKSYRILE, encoded by the coding sequence ATGCGTAACAAGATACCCATTGCTGTCGGAATGCTGACATCAGTTCTAATTATAGGTTGTATAGGCTATAAATACCTATTAGACGTGTCTTGGATTGATGCGCTGTATATGACAGTAATTACTATTACCACAGTTGGATATCGAGAGATGGGAGATCCTAGTCCAGAGGCAAAGATGTTTACTATATTCATCATTTTGACCAGCGTTGTGATTGTGGGGTATTCGGTATCGGTCATCTCTGAATTCTTATTAGCTAGAAACTCTAGAATGGCGCGTCGAGAGCGTGAAAAGAAAAAATACTTGAAATCTATGGAAAATCACATTATCGTCTGCGGCTATGGTCGTAATGGAAAGCAAGCCGTTGCAAAACTGCAAGATTACAAGCGCGACTTTGTAATAGTAGAAAAAAACCAACAAGTCATTGACGATTGCCATATTGAAAACAAGCATTTTATAAGAGGGAATGCAAATGAAGATGAGGTGCTTCATATGGCTGAAATTGAAAAAGCGAGTGTGCTTATTGCTGCCTTGCCAGATGATGCTGATAATTTGTTTATCGTGCTCAGCGCAAGACAGCTTAACAAAAACCTGAAGATAATTTCACGAGCAAGTGAAGAAACCAGTTATAAAAAATTGAAGCTTGCGGGAGCGAATAATGTCATTTTACCAGATCAGATAGGAGGGCAGCACATGGCCTCCTTGATCGTTAGTCCAGATCTTATTGAGTTTTGGGATAATTTAAGTTATGGCGGTGATGATGGGGTAAATCTAGAGCAAGTTTCTTTTGAGCAAATGTTTGATCATAACAATACCTGTACGATCCTGGACTTGAACTTAAGGCAGAAAACAGGTTGTAACATCATAGGTTACAAATCTCCTGATGGAGAATATATAGTTAACCCAAGTCCTGACACGGCTATCAGTCCAGGCTCTAAGATTATTGTGGTAGGGAACGCAAAGCAGATTGCACAACTACAAAAATCTTACAGAATCCTAGAATAG
- the nusG gene encoding transcription termination/antitermination protein NusG, with amino-acid sequence MSEEKDVMKWYVVRSVSGQENKIKEYIESEINHHNLGDYLQQILVPTEKVVQIRNGKKINKEKVYFPGYIMVQARLEGEVPHIIKSVNGVIGFLGETKGGDPVPLRRSEVNRMLGKVDELAEQTDNIAIPFKSGETIKVVDGPFNGFNGVIEKVNEEKRKLEVMVKIFGRKTPLELSYMQVEKV; translated from the coding sequence ATGAGTGAGGAAAAAGATGTAATGAAGTGGTATGTAGTGCGATCTGTCAGCGGTCAAGAAAACAAGATCAAAGAGTATATTGAGTCTGAGATCAACCACCATAATCTAGGTGATTATTTACAGCAGATATTAGTGCCTACTGAAAAGGTGGTACAAATACGCAATGGTAAGAAGATCAATAAGGAAAAAGTTTATTTTCCTGGATATATCATGGTTCAAGCTCGTCTTGAAGGTGAGGTTCCTCACATTATCAAATCTGTCAATGGTGTCATCGGTTTCCTAGGGGAAACTAAAGGTGGTGATCCTGTACCCTTGAGAAGATCTGAGGTGAACAGAATGTTAGGTAAGGTGGATGAGCTTGCTGAGCAGACGGATAATATCGCCATTCCATTTAAGAGTGGTGAAACGATCAAAGTGGTTGATGGTCCATTTAATGGTTTCAACGGTGTGATCGAAAAAGTTAATGAAGAGAAGCGTAAGCTCGAGGTTATGGTTAAGATTTTTGGCCGTAAGACTCCATTGGAGTTGAGTTATATGCAAGTAGAAAAAGTATAA
- the secE gene encoding preprotein translocase subunit SecE yields the protein MGLVSYVKESYNELTNHVTWPTWAEAQKMTVTVAVFSVVFALIIYGIDTVFSTAITNYFEWVKQA from the coding sequence ATGGGATTAGTATCATATGTAAAGGAGTCGTATAACGAGTTGACTAACCACGTAACATGGCCTACATGGGCTGAGGCTCAAAAAATGACCGTTACTGTCGCTGTCTTTTCTGTAGTTTTTGCATTGATTATTTATGGAATAGATACTGTTTTCAGTACGGCTATTACTAATTACTTTGAATGGGTTAAACAAGCATAA
- a CDS encoding alanine/glycine:cation symporter family protein, whose amino-acid sequence MKNLNRIVLSLMALMLTTTVFAQEQKEEKGIDEKIDDAFGWATGDYVAGVFYQIPFGSVEDEMTIELDVLDELSPDPLNPRAPREYNAPDGVRYSLVQDTLQVNRISLSGDQTAEELVLKTDNPNIIIDGGTLKIAAADIAPGDSVDLVASAPFTKVYWVLFPLILGALFFTIYFKFINFSGIWRAIQVVRGKYEDIEKHGAEMLYGEDGIANGVDINKVDSLEDHIDEVSNEIKIDGDIKDTIRDESTDGEVSHFQALTAALSATVGLGNIAGVAIAVSVGGAGATFWMIVAGFLGMASKFVECTLGVKYRDVGPDGTIYGGPMYYLTKGLRSMGLAGLGKVLAVLFAIMCIGGSFGGGNMFQANQAAQMVENITGGADSFMFGYRWVFGLLMAIFVGIVIIGGIKSIAKVTDKIVPFMVVIYVGASIWVIFANYDLIGFAFNEIIDGAFSPEGVAGGAIGVLVQGFRRAAFSNEAGVGSASIAHSAVRTKYPASEGLVALLEPFIDTVVVCTMTAIVLIITGNVDPANAGLADADAILLTSDAFGSVISWFPYVLTLAVVMFAFSTMISWSYYGYQAWAYLFGRTNRTEYTYKILFCIFVVVGSAASLGNVIGFSDAMIFSMMVPNMIGIVLLAPKVKKEMTRYMKAIRLKREAVS is encoded by the coding sequence ATGAAAAATCTTAACAGAATTGTCCTGTCCCTGATGGCTTTAATGCTTACAACGACAGTTTTTGCACAAGAGCAAAAAGAAGAGAAAGGAATTGACGAAAAGATAGACGATGCTTTCGGTTGGGCTACGGGAGATTACGTAGCAGGTGTTTTTTACCAAATCCCTTTTGGATCAGTTGAAGATGAAATGACAATTGAACTGGATGTTCTAGATGAACTGTCTCCAGATCCTTTGAATCCTAGAGCTCCACGAGAATATAATGCCCCTGACGGTGTAAGATATTCCTTAGTTCAAGATACGTTACAGGTAAATAGGATCTCCCTTTCTGGTGATCAAACTGCTGAAGAACTAGTTTTAAAAACTGATAATCCTAACATCATAATTGATGGTGGGACTTTAAAAATTGCTGCGGCAGATATAGCTCCAGGTGACAGCGTTGACCTTGTAGCTTCTGCACCATTCACGAAGGTCTATTGGGTTCTTTTCCCGCTGATATTAGGAGCGCTATTTTTTACTATCTATTTCAAGTTCATCAATTTCTCCGGAATTTGGAGAGCGATTCAAGTAGTACGAGGTAAATATGAAGATATTGAGAAGCATGGAGCGGAAATGCTTTATGGTGAAGATGGTATTGCTAATGGAGTTGATATTAATAAAGTCGACAGCTTAGAGGATCATATTGATGAAGTAAGCAATGAAATTAAAATTGATGGAGATATCAAGGATACGATACGTGATGAAAGTACAGATGGTGAAGTGAGCCACTTTCAAGCGTTAACGGCTGCTCTTTCTGCGACTGTAGGTTTAGGGAATATAGCAGGTGTTGCAATTGCAGTATCTGTAGGTGGTGCAGGTGCTACCTTCTGGATGATCGTTGCAGGATTCTTAGGAATGGCTTCCAAATTCGTTGAATGTACGCTGGGTGTAAAGTATCGCGACGTGGGTCCTGATGGTACCATTTATGGTGGCCCGATGTATTATTTAACTAAGGGATTAAGGTCTATGGGACTTGCTGGATTAGGAAAAGTCTTAGCTGTACTTTTTGCGATCATGTGTATTGGTGGGTCTTTTGGTGGTGGAAATATGTTTCAAGCCAATCAAGCCGCTCAGATGGTAGAAAACATTACCGGTGGGGCAGATTCATTTATGTTTGGTTACCGTTGGGTATTCGGATTGTTAATGGCGATTTTTGTAGGTATCGTTATTATTGGAGGTATCAAATCTATTGCCAAGGTGACTGACAAGATTGTACCGTTTATGGTAGTAATTTATGTAGGAGCATCCATCTGGGTAATCTTTGCTAATTACGATTTAATTGGATTTGCATTTAATGAGATCATTGATGGCGCTTTTAGTCCAGAAGGTGTTGCTGGTGGTGCGATAGGAGTATTAGTGCAAGGGTTTAGACGAGCAGCATTCTCAAATGAAGCTGGTGTAGGGTCTGCATCCATAGCACACTCTGCAGTACGTACTAAATATCCAGCAAGTGAAGGTCTGGTAGCATTACTAGAACCTTTCATCGACACGGTGGTGGTTTGTACTATGACAGCGATAGTTTTGATAATTACTGGAAATGTCGATCCAGCAAATGCAGGTCTTGCAGATGCTGATGCAATCCTATTAACTTCTGATGCGTTTGGATCAGTGATTAGTTGGTTCCCTTATGTATTGACGCTAGCAGTGGTAATGTTTGCTTTCTCAACTATGATTTCATGGTCTTATTATGGGTACCAAGCCTGGGCTTATCTTTTTGGAAGAACAAATAGAACGGAGTACACTTACAAGATCTTGTTCTGTATTTTTGTGGTAGTAGGTTCTGCAGCAAGTCTAGGGAACGTTATAGGTTTCTCTGATGCGATGATTTTCTCCATGATGGTTCCTAATATGATCGGTATCGTATTATTAGCACCTAAGGTGAAGAAAGAAATGACACGTTACATGAAGGCGATCCGATTGAAGCGCGAGGCCGTTAGTTAA
- a CDS encoding DUF2851 family protein: MTEDFLHYLWKFKKLSGQELRSTNGESIIIKSLGQHNYHSGPDFFNCRLEIAGQLWAGNVEMHLRASDWYRHGHDDDPAYDNVILHVVWKHDAEITRRSEVDIPVLEVAGYVPDSLVLAYTRLFAYKNNQFINCEKMIDQVDSFIVNSWLEKMYLQRLEQRYERIQLSLGKNNNDWEATFFQMLARSFGTKINADAFEQLATSIDQSVVRKLASDAFQLEAVLFGQSGLLDKEFEDRYFHLLVNEFAFAKAKYQLTPIHTSLKLFRLRPANYPTVRLSQLAMLYHQNPLLFAEILLAQTKTEIKTLFQVKAATYWNDHHLFDKATESKEKVITNDFIDLVIINCVVPMKFAYAKYHGKENLEELLSLMRELKAEKNTITAGFNKLIAIENALETQAVLQLKPNYCDQNVCLNCDIGIQLMRADS; encoded by the coding sequence ATGACGGAAGATTTTCTCCATTACCTCTGGAAATTTAAAAAACTGAGTGGGCAAGAGTTGCGCTCTACAAATGGAGAGTCGATTATCATAAAGTCTCTAGGTCAACACAACTACCATTCAGGACCAGATTTTTTTAATTGTCGTCTGGAAATTGCCGGTCAATTGTGGGCAGGAAATGTTGAAATGCATTTGCGAGCCAGTGATTGGTACCGTCATGGTCATGATGATGATCCAGCTTATGACAATGTGATTTTACATGTGGTGTGGAAACACGATGCAGAAATCACGAGACGTAGTGAGGTCGACATCCCAGTATTAGAAGTTGCGGGATACGTTCCAGACAGCTTGGTTCTTGCTTACACGCGTTTGTTTGCCTATAAAAACAACCAATTTATTAATTGCGAAAAAATGATAGATCAAGTAGATTCTTTCATCGTAAATAGTTGGTTGGAAAAAATGTACTTGCAGCGTCTGGAACAGCGATATGAAAGAATCCAGCTAAGTTTGGGAAAAAATAATAACGACTGGGAAGCTACTTTTTTTCAAATGCTGGCCCGTAGTTTTGGGACTAAGATAAATGCCGATGCGTTTGAACAGTTGGCGACAAGTATAGATCAGTCCGTTGTTCGCAAACTAGCAAGTGATGCATTTCAGTTGGAGGCCGTGTTATTTGGTCAGTCAGGCCTGTTGGACAAGGAATTTGAAGACCGTTATTTTCATTTGCTTGTTAATGAGTTCGCTTTCGCGAAAGCGAAGTACCAATTAACACCTATTCACACCAGTTTGAAATTGTTCAGGTTGCGACCGGCCAATTATCCCACCGTACGATTATCACAACTAGCTATGCTTTACCACCAAAATCCATTGCTTTTTGCTGAAATTTTGCTTGCCCAAACTAAAACGGAAATAAAAACATTGTTTCAGGTAAAGGCAGCCACCTACTGGAATGATCACCACCTGTTTGATAAAGCGACAGAGAGCAAGGAGAAAGTAATCACAAACGATTTTATAGATTTAGTGATAATTAATTGTGTTGTCCCTATGAAATTTGCGTACGCAAAATACCATGGAAAGGAAAATCTGGAAGAACTACTATCCTTAATGAGAGAACTCAAAGCAGAAAAAAACACCATTACTGCAGGTTTCAACAAATTGATTGCTATTGAAAACGCCTTAGAGACTCAGGCAGTTCTACAACTGAAACCTAATTACTGCGATCAAAATGTTTGCTTAAATTGTGATATAGGCATCCAGTTGATGCGCGCAGATTCTTAA
- a CDS encoding acyl-CoA dehydrogenase family protein, translating into MYSKYFTEEHNVFRESFRDFLKKEVVPHVDKWEETGHIDREIFKKMGDMGYFGLYYPEEYGGLDLDFFYTVIFLEEMQRINSGGFAAAMWVQAFLGAQHLLKEGYERIKQDYLVPTLSGDKIGCLCITEPFGGSDVAGMRTTAVKEGDHYIINGSKTFITNGVYSDYLVVAAKTDPEAKGRGISIFLMDRETPGISATKLNKLGWRASDTGEIGFDNVKIPAENLMGEEGKGFPYIMQHFALERLIMAINAHARAEYALEYTIGYMKDRTAFGKSLDKFQALRHKLADMMSETEMAKNFNYSIAEELDKGLYPVKEASMAKLLSTKISDEVIYGCLQFLGGYGYIEEYPLARMSRDSRLGPIGGGTSEIMREIIAKMMLDGKDYKPAAK; encoded by the coding sequence ATGTATTCAAAATATTTTACCGAAGAACACAATGTATTTCGCGAGAGTTTTAGAGACTTTCTTAAAAAAGAAGTGGTGCCCCACGTCGATAAATGGGAAGAAACCGGTCATATAGATCGGGAGATTTTCAAGAAAATGGGCGATATGGGATATTTCGGATTGTATTACCCAGAGGAGTATGGAGGTTTAGACCTTGATTTCTTTTACACCGTAATCTTCCTGGAGGAAATGCAACGCATCAACTCTGGTGGATTTGCTGCAGCCATGTGGGTTCAAGCTTTTCTAGGTGCACAGCATTTGTTAAAGGAAGGTTATGAGAGGATCAAGCAAGACTATCTAGTACCAACTTTATCTGGTGATAAAATAGGGTGTTTGTGTATTACAGAGCCTTTCGGAGGTAGCGATGTTGCTGGAATGCGCACGACTGCGGTTAAAGAAGGAGATCATTACATCATCAACGGTTCTAAAACCTTTATTACAAACGGTGTTTATTCTGATTATTTAGTCGTTGCGGCTAAAACAGATCCAGAAGCTAAAGGCCGCGGGATCTCGATCTTCCTTATGGATAGAGAGACTCCAGGAATAAGTGCTACAAAATTGAACAAGTTAGGATGGAGAGCGAGTGATACAGGAGAGATAGGGTTTGACAACGTAAAGATCCCTGCAGAAAACCTGATGGGAGAAGAGGGAAAAGGATTCCCTTACATTATGCAACATTTTGCATTAGAGCGATTGATCATGGCGATCAATGCACATGCAAGAGCAGAATATGCTCTAGAGTACACCATTGGTTACATGAAAGACCGTACCGCATTTGGTAAGTCTCTAGACAAATTCCAAGCGTTACGTCACAAGCTGGCAGATATGATGAGTGAAACAGAAATGGCAAAGAATTTCAATTACTCCATCGCTGAGGAGCTTGACAAAGGATTGTACCCTGTGAAGGAAGCGAGTATGGCGAAATTGCTATCCACCAAAATATCTGATGAAGTCATCTATGGCTGTTTGCAGTTTCTAGGTGGTTATGGGTATATAGAGGAATACCCGCTAGCTAGAATGTCACGTGACAGTAGACTAGGCCCTATAGGTGGTGGAACTAGTGAAATCATGCGCGAGATCATTGCAAAAATGATGTTGGACGGTAAGGATTATAAGCCGGCAGCTAAATAA
- the rpsU gene encoding 30S ribosomal protein S21: protein MLIIPVKDGENIDRALKRFKRKFDRTGKMRELRRRQQFTKPSVAKRAQRIKAEYIQHLRDEENL from the coding sequence ATGTTAATTATACCAGTTAAAGACGGAGAAAATATCGACAGAGCCCTGAAGCGCTTCAAACGCAAGTTTGACCGTACAGGAAAGATGCGTGAGCTACGTAGAAGACAACAGTTCACAAAGCCATCTGTTGCTAAACGCGCACAAAGGATCAAAGCGGAATACATCCAGCATTTGAGAGATGAAGAGAACCTATAG
- a CDS encoding helix-hairpin-helix domain-containing protein, whose amino-acid sequence MILLGVRFYLTTLPTASLELADVSEYEKKVDSLKRIAARKKDTIYPFNPNYINDFRAYQIGLDEAQLLRLSRFRESGKFINSPAQFQQVTEVSDQWLDSIAPYFKFPDWVNNPRPSYSKNLSFADKKITASNLNTASQEQLKAVFGIGPALSTRIIEQRQKLNGFVDMQQVREIYGLSDSTMIQLRKHFFITPPAGFKKIVLNKATRDELSSIPYFNDYLVDKLIEQRTLRDGFKSWDNVMLTSRFPQEKLPLIQLYLTLD is encoded by the coding sequence ATGATCCTTTTAGGAGTTCGTTTTTATTTAACGACGCTTCCAACGGCTTCTTTGGAGCTGGCTGATGTTTCAGAGTATGAAAAGAAGGTCGATTCCCTCAAGAGAATAGCGGCTCGCAAAAAAGATACGATCTATCCGTTTAACCCTAATTACATCAACGATTTCCGTGCTTATCAGATAGGATTAGATGAAGCACAGTTGTTGAGGTTATCTCGCTTTCGCGAAAGCGGAAAATTCATCAATTCCCCTGCACAATTCCAGCAAGTGACTGAAGTGAGTGACCAGTGGCTGGATAGTATTGCTCCGTATTTCAAATTTCCAGATTGGGTGAATAATCCTAGACCCAGCTATTCCAAAAATTTAAGTTTTGCGGATAAGAAAATTACAGCAAGTAATTTGAACACAGCGTCTCAAGAGCAGCTCAAGGCAGTTTTCGGGATAGGCCCAGCGCTCTCTACCCGAATCATCGAACAACGACAAAAACTGAATGGTTTTGTCGATATGCAACAAGTACGGGAAATCTATGGACTTTCAGATTCAACAATGATCCAGCTGCGCAAGCATTTCTTTATAACGCCACCTGCAGGCTTCAAGAAAATAGTCTTAAACAAAGCGACCCGGGACGAACTGTCAAGCATTCCCTATTTCAACGACTACCTTGTGGACAAGCTGATAGAGCAGCGTACTTTGAGAGATGGATTCAAGAGTTGGGACAACGTGATGCTCACTTCAAGGTTTCCACAAGAAAAATTGCCTTTAATTCAGCTATATTTGACACTGGACTAA
- a CDS encoding PspC family transcriptional regulator, translating to MGLVTELRHYLEKYGFYVSTRMADRLGMRARNVRITFIYFTFATLGAGFAIYLIMAFWLRIKDLVYVKRSSVFDL from the coding sequence ATGGGTTTAGTAACTGAACTGAGACACTACTTAGAGAAATACGGTTTTTATGTATCAACACGTATGGCAGACCGTCTGGGAATGCGAGCCCGTAACGTGCGTATTACGTTTATCTATTTTACGTTTGCCACTTTAGGTGCTGGATTTGCCATATATCTGATAATGGCGTTTTGGTTGCGCATCAAGGATCTTGTCTATGTCAAACGAAGTTCTGTTTTTGATTTATAA
- a CDS encoding tyrosine-type recombinase/integrase — translation MHLSDFKKYLSLEKHYSAHTSDSYLRDLEQFQELLKTHEVSLDEANYSMVRQWMSELMDSGISSRSINRKMSSLKAYYKFLRAQGHTEKNIMTLHKSLKTSTKVQVPFSQKEVGELLNQPYDKTSFVAVRDRAIIELLYVTGMRRAELISLDINAVEVSQGRIKVLGKRNKERIIPLLEHTQTILLDYLSLRDELSGESNRFFITESGNSIYPSLVYRTVTSYLKQVSLKVKVSPHVLRHTFATHLLDKGADLNAVKELLGHSSLASTQVYTHTSMQALKNIHSKAHPRNK, via the coding sequence ATGCATTTATCTGATTTCAAAAAATACCTGAGCCTAGAAAAGCATTATAGTGCTCACACTAGTGATTCTTATCTGCGAGATCTGGAACAGTTTCAAGAACTTTTGAAAACACATGAAGTGTCCCTAGATGAGGCCAATTATTCCATGGTGCGGCAATGGATGTCAGAACTTATGGATTCTGGGATTTCAAGTAGGTCGATCAATCGTAAAATGTCCTCGCTAAAAGCTTATTATAAATTTCTCAGAGCACAAGGTCACACAGAGAAAAATATAATGACCCTTCATAAAAGCTTGAAAACCTCGACCAAGGTTCAAGTACCGTTTTCTCAAAAAGAAGTAGGAGAGTTGTTGAACCAGCCGTACGATAAGACTTCATTCGTCGCTGTAAGAGATCGAGCGATTATAGAGTTGTTATATGTGACAGGCATGCGCCGTGCAGAATTAATAAGTCTAGACATCAATGCAGTAGAGGTAAGTCAAGGAAGAATTAAAGTGTTAGGAAAAAGAAATAAAGAGCGCATCATTCCATTGTTGGAACATACCCAGACTATTCTTTTAGATTACTTAAGTTTAAGAGATGAGCTATCTGGAGAGAGCAATCGTTTCTTTATCACTGAATCGGGTAATTCTATTTACCCTTCACTAGTATACCGGACTGTTACCAGTTACTTAAAACAAGTCAGCTTAAAAGTAAAAGTAAGCCCGCATGTTTTGCGCCACACCTTCGCCACCCATCTATTAGATAAGGGGGCAGATTTAAATGCAGTTAAAGAGTTGCTAGGCCACTCCAGTCTTGCCAGTACTCAAGTATATACTCATACCAGTATGCAGGCATTGAAAAACATTCATAGCAAGGCTCATCCACGCAATAAATAA
- the rplK gene encoding 50S ribosomal protein L11, with protein MAKEVSKVVKLQVRGGAANPSPPVGPALGAAGVNIMEFCKQFNARTQDKAGKVLPVAITVFKDKSFDFVIKTPPAAVQILEAVKLKGGSGEPNRKKVGTISWDQVKLIAEDKMPDLNAFTVESAMRMVAGTARSMGINVKGGNAPA; from the coding sequence ATGGCTAAAGAAGTATCTAAGGTTGTAAAATTACAAGTTAGAGGTGGCGCAGCAAACCCATCTCCACCTGTAGGACCTGCATTAGGTGCAGCTGGTGTAAATATCATGGAGTTCTGTAAGCAGTTTAATGCTAGAACCCAGGATAAAGCTGGTAAAGTGTTACCAGTTGCAATTACAGTTTTTAAAGACAAGTCTTTTGACTTTGTGATTAAAACTCCTCCAGCAGCAGTACAAATCCTAGAAGCAGTGAAATTAAAAGGTGGTAGTGGTGAGCCTAACCGTAAGAAAGTTGGAACCATAAGCTGGGATCAAGTAAAATTGATCGCAGAAGACAAAATGCCTGACCTAAATGCTTTTACAGTAGAGAGCGCCATGAGAATGGTAGCTGGTACTGCAAGATCAATGGGTATTAATGTAAAGGGCGGTAACGCACCTGCTTAA
- the tuf gene encoding elongation factor Tu, protein MAKETYDRSKPHLNVGTIGHVDHGKTTLTAAITKVLADAGYSKATSFDQIDNAPEEKERGITINSSHVEYQTLNRHYAHVDCPGHADYVKNMVTGAAQMDGAILVVAATDGPMPQTREHILLGRQVGIPRIVVFLNKVDMVDDEELLELVDMEVRDLLNFYEYDGDNGPVISGSALGALNGEEKWVNTVLELMEAVDTWIEEPTREVDKPFLMPIEDVFSITGRGTVATGRIETGVANTGDPVEIIGMGAQKLTSTITGIEMFRQILDRGEAGDNAGILLRGIEKSQISRGMVITKPGSVTPHAKFKAEVYILKKEEGGRHTPFHNNYRPQFYVRTTDVTGNIMLPEGVEMVMPGDNLTITVDLIQPIALNLGLRFAIREGGRTVGAGQVTEILD, encoded by the coding sequence ATGGCTAAAGAAACGTACGATCGTTCGAAACCGCACCTTAACGTAGGAACTATTGGTCACGTTGACCACGGTAAGACTACTCTTACTGCTGCAATCACTAAAGTACTTGCAGATGCTGGTTACTCTAAGGCAACAAGTTTTGATCAAATTGACAATGCTCCTGAAGAAAAAGAACGTGGTATCACGATTAACTCTTCACACGTTGAGTATCAAACGCTTAACAGACACTACGCTCACGTAGACTGTCCTGGTCACGCGGATTATGTAAAGAACATGGTAACTGGTGCTGCCCAGATGGACGGTGCTATCCTTGTAGTTGCTGCAACTGATGGTCCAATGCCACAGACTCGCGAGCACATCCTATTAGGACGTCAGGTAGGTATTCCACGTATCGTTGTTTTCCTTAATAAGGTTGACATGGTAGATGATGAGGAGCTTCTTGAATTAGTAGACATGGAAGTTCGTGATCTATTGAATTTCTATGAATATGACGGTGACAATGGTCCTGTAATTTCTGGATCTGCTCTAGGTGCATTGAATGGTGAAGAAAAATGGGTAAATACAGTTCTTGAATTGATGGAAGCTGTTGATACTTGGATTGAAGAGCCTACACGTGAAGTAGACAAGCCTTTCTTGATGCCTATCGAGGATGTGTTCTCTATTACAGGTCGTGGTACTGTAGCAACTGGTCGTATTGAGACTGGTGTTGCAAACACTGGTGATCCAGTAGAAATCATCGGTATGGGTGCTCAAAAATTGACATCTACTATTACTGGTATTGAAATGTTCCGTCAGATCCTTGATAGAGGTGAGGCTGGAGATAATGCAGGTATCCTTTTGAGAGGTATTGAGAAGTCTCAAATCTCTCGTGGTATGGTAATCACTAAGCCAGGATCTGTAACTCCACACGCTAAATTCAAAGCTGAGGTTTATATCCTTAAGAAAGAAGAAGGTGGACGTCACACTCCATTCCATAACAACTACCGTCCGCAGTTTTACGTTCGTACAACTGACGTGACTGGAAACATCATGCTTCCAGAAGGTGTTGAAATGGTAATGCCAGGAGATAACTTGACAATTACTGTTGATCTTATCCAGCCTATCGCATTGAACTTGGGTCTTCGTTTTGCAATCCGTGAGGGTGGTAGAACTGTAGGTGCAGGTCAGGTAACTGAGATTTTAGATTAA